One Brevibacterium spongiae DNA segment encodes these proteins:
- a CDS encoding twin-arginine translocase TatA/TatE family subunit, giving the protein MLHNLTGWHALVILAIIILVFGAAKLPALAKSLGQSVRILKDETTDKRSDDSAPAPHHHEAATDPIVTDPNSTTASARVDYTSVNSTADDTRPRS; this is encoded by the coding sequence ATGCTGCACAACCTCACGGGCTGGCACGCCCTCGTCATCCTCGCCATCATCATCCTCGTCTTCGGCGCGGCGAAGCTGCCCGCGCTCGCTAAGAGCCTCGGACAGTCCGTCCGCATCCTCAAGGACGAAACGACCGACAAGCGGTCGGATGATTCGGCGCCCGCGCCGCACCACCACGAAGCGGCGACCGACCCGATCGTCACTGACCCGAACTCCACCACCGCCTCGGCGAGAGTCGATTACACCTCCGTGAACTCCACAGCCGACGACACGCGCCCGCGATCATGA